The Anaerolineae bacterium nucleotide sequence TGATCCCATTCTTCGTGGCAGAGCGGAAGGGCTACTTCGCCGAACAAGGGATCACTGTGGAACTTGTGCCAGTCAAATCGGCACAAGAGCGGGACACGCTGATGCAGACAGGGCAACTTGACGGCCAGTTGAACGACCTAGTCTCCACTGTCCTCTTCAATAAGGATCAGCCGAGGATTAAGGTGGTCTACACAGCTCGACAGGCGTATCCCGAGGCCCCCATGATCCGCATTCTGGCTGCGCCCGGAAGCACTCTGCGCAAGCCGGCCGATCTCAAGGGCGTGCCCATCGGCATCTCGCAGAACACGCTGATCGAATACGTCACCTATCGGCTGCTGGAAGCCGAGGGATTACAGCCATCTGATATCGTCGTGACCGAGGTGAGCGCGATCCCTGTCCGGTTCGAGCTGCTCATGAATGGGCAGTTGCAAGCAGCTACTCTGCCTGATCCATTGGCGCAGGGAGCTATCGCTGGCGGGGCTCATCTGATCGTGGACGATGCCTCGCACACAGAGGTCTCGCAATCGGTCCTGTCATTTCGCGTGGAGATCCTACAGCAAAAGCCGAGTACAGTGCGTAAGTTCCTAATCGCTTGGGAGAAGGCGGTGAAGGAGATCAACGCCAATCCTGCCGCCTATCGAGACCTGTTGATCGAGCAGGGACGGGTGCCAGAATCCATTCAAGGGACATATGCGATGCCCCCCTTCCCCGTGGGCCAGGTGCCCACCGAGGCGCAGTTTCAGGACGTGGTGCAGTGGCTACGGGGAAAGGGCTTAATCAGCCGTGAGATCCCGTACCAGGAGCTGGTGGACACGTCCTTCTTGCCGACACAGCAGCAGTGAAGGACGCGACATGACTCACGCGGTGTCGTAGCGCATGGATTGGGTGAACCACGCAGCGCACAATTGCTGGGCGTATGATCGTCGTGGAGCGTCTGACCTTCGCCTATCCCGGCCGGCCTCCGGTGTTTCAAGACTTTGATTGGGAGGTAGGGCCGGGCGAAAAATGGGCGGTCATCGGGCCATCCGGCTGCGGCAAATCTACGTTGCTATACCTGCTGGCCGGATTACGTAAGCCGGTAACCGGGTGTGTGTACATAGCTGGCGTGCCGGTCACTCGGCCGCGTGCTAGCGTCGGGCTGATCCTTCAAGATTATGGTCTGCTACCATGGGCTACCGTGTGGGAAAACGTCGCGCTAGGTATGCGCCTGGGGCGATTTTACGCGCATAAGCGAGAGAATGGCCCGGCCAGGCCCTACCCCCCGCCCGACATCCCGCCAGCTCGTGTCGACTATTGGCTGGAGCGGTTGGGCATCGCTGGGCTGCGCGACGCGTATCCCAGCCAATTGTCCGGCGGACAGCGACAGCGCGCGGCCATCGCCCGCACGCTGGTGCTGGAGCCAAGTGTCCTGCTCATGGACGAGCCGTTTTCCTCCCTGGATGCATTGACACGTGAGGATCTGCAGGACCTGGTAGCGGCGCTGGCTAGTGAAACTGGCCTCACGCTGGTGTTGGTAACCCACGACATTGAAGAGGCTGCCCTTCTAGGACAACGCATCTTGGTGCTGGACATGCCGCCTACAAGGCGGTCACGTGTGATCGAAAATCCGCTAGCAGGCAGCCCGGGCTATCGCAACCGGCCTGAGTACTGGGCTAAGTGTACCGAGTTACGAACGGCCTTGGCTAAGGCCTAATTTTGACTTTCTAGGGCAAAAAGCGGGCAAAGACCTGATTGCCGATCAGATATGCCCTCGGCGAGAGACGTACACGACCAGGCAGTCGTTCTAACAAACCCAATGCCTCCAGCTCATCGAGCACCGGTCCGAAGATCTCTGCCAAACTCACTCCCCATCGCCTTTGAAAGGCAACGTCGGACACTCCCTCGCGCACTAATCGCAATCCTAGCATCATCATCTCCCCCATACCCAACCGCTCGGAGATCACCTCGTGTCCTCCTTCGGCGGATTTTCCCTCGCGGATGCGCTGGATGTAGGCCTGTGGGCTGCGCAGGTTCCACCAGCGCCGACCAGGCTGCATCGAATGGGCTCCGGCGCCAAAGCCCAAATACGGCTGATAGCGCCAGTAGATCAAGTTGTGCTGACACGCGAAGCGGGGGTTCTGGTCTGCGAAGGGTGGCATCGAGGCATGGCGTGCCCAGTTGGAGATCTCGTACTGGACATAGCCAGCAGCCTGTAGCCGCTCGCTGGCCAGCTCATACAGCTCGGCCGCCAAGTCATCGTCGGGGTAAGCAATCCGACCTTCGGCGGCCCAACGGGCAAACGGAGTCCCCTCTTCGATGGTCAACGAATACAGCGAAATATGTTCCGGCTCCAGGGCGATCGCCCGATCGAGGGTGGCTAGCCATGTTTCTGGCTTCTGCCCTGGCAGCCCATAAATGAGGTCCAGATTGATGTTCTCAAACCCTGCCGCGCGGGCGGCGTGGAATGCCGCTTCCGCTTCATTGGCGCCGTGGATACGGCCCAGAAACCGCAGCTCTTCCGGATCGAAGCTCTGCACGCCCATGCTCAGCCGATTGACACCCAGAGCACGCAGCCCGCTGAAGCACGCTTGATCTACCGTGCCAGGGTTCGCCTCGCTGGTGATCTCCACGTCAGGAGAGAGCTGAAAGGCTTGACGGCAGGCAGTTAGGACATCCGCCAGCAGCTCGACAGGCAATACGGTAGGCGTGCCGCCGCCCAGAAAAAGCGTGCTAGCGACGGGATGTTCCAACGCCTCTCCAGTTCGTCGAATCTCTTGAGTCAACGCCTCGACATAGGGGTTGAACAGGCGATCTAGGCCTGCATATGTATTGAAATCGCAATACGGACACTTGCGCTGGCAGAAAGGGATATGGATGTATAGCCCCAGCGGCAACTCAGTCATGTCCGGTTTTCCAACCGAAAGCCGTGGCCGCGCACGGTGATAATGTACTGATGATCGGGATCCAACTCGGCGATGCGCTCCCGCAGCCGGCGCACCAAAGCGTCTATGGCCTGCTCGGAAACCCCTTCCTCTACGGCCTCCGGCCAGACCCCATGTACGACCTCATCGCGCGTGACGATGCTTCCCTGCGCGTTGATCAAGAGCTCTAGGAGTCGGTACTGAGCAACGGAGAGGGGCGGGTTGAGCTCACGGCCGCCCACGAAGACCTGACGCGTCGAGGGATCCAGGCGTAATCCCGGCTCAGCGGCTGCGTCGAGGGTCAAGGGAGCTGTGGCGCCGGCGTCTACAAAGGCCAGCTTGAAACGCAACGCGATCTGGATCTCATCACCGTCCTCCAGCCGACGAGGCTCCTTCAACTCCTGGCCATTGACGTGCGTGCCGTTTTTGCTGCCCAGATCCTCCACGTAATAGTGCCCATCAAGCCAGTACACACGCGCATGATGGCGAGAGACCAAGCGATCGGGCAGGACGATATCGCAGTCCTCACTGCGGCCAATGGTCAGACTTTGTCGGTCCAGTAGCCAGCGCCGGCCAGCCTCGTTGCCACCTCGTTGCAAGATGAGCATGGCGGTTTCCGTCGTATTGCTCACGGTCATACCTCATCACCTCCATCCTTGACAGAAGATGGCGATGCACCGATAATGATTATGCGATCCGCGCTCGTGGTGGATTTCCAGGAGATTGAGCTGGGCATGGGAAGCTGAGGTGTGAGCCCTAGCGTCGGTGAGGTGGGCAGATGGATCAACTCCTGCCGGTGGGCACCATCTTGCGCTCCCGTTACAGGATCATCGAGCTGGTCGGCCACGGCGGCATGGGTGCCGTGTATCGGGCAGAGGACTTGCGCCTGCAGGGACGGCAGTGCGCAGTCAAAGAAGTGTTGCCCGAGCTGGGACTGCCACCCGATTTGCTGGCCCAGATGCAGGAGCAGTTCTATCGCGAGGCGAGCATCCTCGCTCGCCTGGATCATCCCAATCTGCCCAAGGTTTCGGACTATTTCTCTCACCACGGGCGAGAATACCTAGTGATGGACTTCGTGCCCGGTCGTGATCTGAAGGAGATCGTAGATGAGGCGCGCCGACAGGACACGTTCTTACGTGAGCGCCGTGTGCTGGGATGGGTGGCGCAGTTACTCGACGCGGTCGAGTACCTGCACTCCCAGAACCCGCCGGTCTTGCATCGAGATATCAAGCCTTCCAACATTAAGCTGACCCCTCAAGGCACCATCAAACTGGTAGACTTTGGCCTGGTCAAGTTGATGGCCCCTGATGACAGTCGTACGGTCACCGTCGTGCAAGGGCGAGGGACGGTGCAATACACCCCGCTTGAGCAATACGGTGGAGACCTTGGGCACACCGATGTGCGCTCAGACATCTACTCGATCGGGGCCACATTATACCATTTGCTGACCGGCATTCCGCCGGCCGATGCCAAACAGCGCTTCCTGAAGCCGGGCTCGTTGGTGCCCCCCCGCTCTTTAAACCCCGCCATCTCGGCGCGTACCGAGCGAGCGATCCTGGCCGCCATGTCTATGCATCCTGATCAGCGTCCCAGCAGCATTGCTGAGCTGCGAGCGCTCTTGTTCGGCGTCGGCGAGATCCGCTCCGGATCCCTGAGCGGTCCCACGTTAGGTCAGGAATGGCAAGAGGCGATGCGCCTGAACAGTTGGCTAGTAGGGGCTGCCCTAGGATTGATAGCAGTTGCCTTGACGGTGACGCTGTTGGCGCCGCCCTTGCCAACTTCGTGA carries:
- the hemW gene encoding radical SAM family heme chaperone HemW; translation: MTELPLGLYIHIPFCQRKCPYCDFNTYAGLDRLFNPYVEALTQEIRRTGEALEHPVASTLFLGGGTPTVLPVELLADVLTACRQAFQLSPDVEITSEANPGTVDQACFSGLRALGVNRLSMGVQSFDPEELRFLGRIHGANEAEAAFHAARAAGFENINLDLIYGLPGQKPETWLATLDRAIALEPEHISLYSLTIEEGTPFARWAAEGRIAYPDDDLAAELYELASERLQAAGYVQYEISNWARHASMPPFADQNPRFACQHNLIYWRYQPYLGFGAGAHSMQPGRRWWNLRSPQAYIQRIREGKSAEGGHEVISERLGMGEMMMLGLRLVREGVSDVAFQRRWGVSLAEIFGPVLDELEALGLLERLPGRVRLSPRAYLIGNQVFARFLP
- a CDS encoding ABC transporter substrate-binding protein; this translates as MTKQLTHWLSGILIAATLLAGCVPPTGPAVATEETHLKMGLLPILDVIPFFVAERKGYFAEQGITVELVPVKSAQERDTLMQTGQLDGQLNDLVSTVLFNKDQPRIKVVYTARQAYPEAPMIRILAAPGSTLRKPADLKGVPIGISQNTLIEYVTYRLLEAEGLQPSDIVVTEVSAIPVRFELLMNGQLQAATLPDPLAQGAIAGGAHLIVDDASHTEVSQSVLSFRVEILQQKPSTVRKFLIAWEKAVKEINANPAAYRDLLIEQGRVPESIQGTYAMPPFPVGQVPTEAQFQDVVQWLRGKGLISREIPYQELVDTSFLPTQQQ
- a CDS encoding serine/threonine protein kinase, with protein sequence MDQLLPVGTILRSRYRIIELVGHGGMGAVYRAEDLRLQGRQCAVKEVLPELGLPPDLLAQMQEQFYREASILARLDHPNLPKVSDYFSHHGREYLVMDFVPGRDLKEIVDEARRQDTFLRERRVLGWVAQLLDAVEYLHSQNPPVLHRDIKPSNIKLTPQGTIKLVDFGLVKLMAPDDSRTVTVVQGRGTVQYTPLEQYGGDLGHTDVRSDIYSIGATLYHLLTGIPPADAKQRFLKPGSLVPPRSLNPAISARTERAILAAMSMHPDQRPSSIAELRALLFGVGEIRSGSLSGPTLGQEWQEAMRLNSWLVGAALGLIAVALTVTLLAPPLPTS
- a CDS encoding FHA domain-containing protein — protein: MTVSNTTETAMLILQRGGNEAGRRWLLDRQSLTIGRSEDCDIVLPDRLVSRHHARVYWLDGHYYVEDLGSKNGTHVNGQELKEPRRLEDGDEIQIALRFKLAFVDAGATAPLTLDAAAEPGLRLDPSTRQVFVGGRELNPPLSVAQYRLLELLINAQGSIVTRDEVVHGVWPEAVEEGVSEQAIDALVRRLRERIAELDPDHQYIITVRGHGFRLENRT
- a CDS encoding ABC transporter ATP-binding protein — encoded protein: MIVVERLTFAYPGRPPVFQDFDWEVGPGEKWAVIGPSGCGKSTLLYLLAGLRKPVTGCVYIAGVPVTRPRASVGLILQDYGLLPWATVWENVALGMRLGRFYAHKRENGPARPYPPPDIPPARVDYWLERLGIAGLRDAYPSQLSGGQRQRAAIARTLVLEPSVLLMDEPFSSLDALTREDLQDLVAALASETGLTLVLVTHDIEEAALLGQRILVLDMPPTRRSRVIENPLAGSPGYRNRPEYWAKCTELRTALAKA